Proteins found in one Micropterus dolomieu isolate WLL.071019.BEF.003 ecotype Adirondacks linkage group LG10, ASM2129224v1, whole genome shotgun sequence genomic segment:
- the mixl1 gene encoding homeobox protein MIXL1 has protein sequence MSSVHGNVCVGDLNHFQMYQERPLQMNSMVNSDYGASDVTNYFNAANAVPRADKCVAILTHRRKRTNFTQQQIEVLEKVYSDTKYPDIYLRERLEALTGLPESRIQVWFQNRRAKSRRQVGASVSMKVANPPAAGPFSQLHSRMGPEKVYDSNHGAEVHRIAGFGLEDSFRPLMHQNAEDIHGTSVPTKPSSFEHTSLSCIYDKEGARVKPEQMQRHELSVNVPCCNVHLYPKENEHPPKIEASVTANQNPKVLVEYDNFPPNKTIGPEMKVVIPPIPSQNNFNRSSPKDNGCQIQYQRVRATGDWFSHFSPIHATEAQDFTDSDSDWENEAMAGFGGFM, from the exons ATGTCTTCAGTTCATGGGAATGTGTGCGTCGGGGATCTGAATCATTTCCAGATGTATCAAGAAAGACCTCTGCAGATGAACAGCATGGTGAACTCAG ATTATGGAGCGTCAGATGTTACAAACTACTTCAACGCCGCAAACGCTGTACCGAGAGCGGATAAATGCGTGGCAATACTGACccacaggaggaagaggaccaACTTCACCCAGCAGCAGATTGAGGTTCTGGAGAAGGTTTACTCAGACACTAAATATCCTGACATCTACCTGCGGGAGAGGTTGGAGGCTCTGACTGGGTTACCGGAGTCCAGAATTCAG GTGTGGTTTCAGAACAGAAGGGCCAAGTCTCGTCGCCAAGTTGGCGCATCGGTGTCCATGAAGGTCGCCAACCCGCCAGCAGCTGGCCCATTCAGCCAGCTCCACAGCAGGATGGGCCCAGAGAAAG tttATGACAGCAACCATGGAGCCGAGGTACACAGGATAGCAGGGTTTGGACTGGAAGACAGTTTCAGACCTCTGATGCACCAAAACGCAGAGGACATTCATGGAACCAGTGTCCCCACAAAACCCAGCAGCTTTGAACACACATCCCTCTCCTGCATCTATGACAAGGAGGGAGCCAGGGTGAAGCCCGAGCAGATGCAGCGGCACGAGCTGAGCGTGAACGTCCCATGCTGCAACGTCCACCTCTATCCCAAGGAGAACGAGCATCCTCCCAAGATCGAAGCCAGCGTGACCGCCAACCAGAATCCAAAGGTTTTGGTGGAATACGACAACTTCCCACCCAACAAGACCATTGGGCCAGAGATGAAAGTTGTGATTCCTCCCATCCCGAGCCAGAATAACTTTAACAGGTCATCACCAAAGGATAATGGATGCCAAATCCAGTATCAACGCGTGAGGGCCACAGGGGACTGGTTCAGCCACTTCTCCCCAATCCATGCCACTGAGGCACAGGACTTCACTGACTCGGACTCTGACTGGGAAAACGAGGCTATGGCTGGCTTTGGTGGCTTCATGTGA